GACCAGCGGAATGTGCCGGTCATAAATGTGCGCATCGGCAATCACATGAACCAGCTCACCCGGTCTGAACCCTGTTACCTGGGCCAGCATGAAAATCAGGACCGCGTACTGAAGCACATTCCAGTTATTGGCCACTAACATGTCATTGGACCGCTGATTAAGAAGCCCGTTCAGCCTGTCGCCCGTCACGTTGAAGGTCATGCTGTAGGCGCAGGGATACAAGGCCATGTCGCTCAGGTCGGAAAAATTGTAGAGGTTGGTCATCATGCGGCGTGAACCGGGGTTATGACGCAGCTCGTATAGGATGCGGTCAACCTGATCGAATTCGCCTTCGGGGTATTGATGCTTTTGAGCCAGCTGATAACCGTACGCTTTGCCGATGGTCCCGTCAGGCAGGCACCACTGGTCCCAGATCTTCGAACCGAGTTCACAGACACGGTTTGATTTCTTTTGCCAAATCCATAAAATTTCATCGATGGCCGCCCGGTAATTGATCTTTCGAAGGGTTAAGAGGGGGAATTCCTGCTGCAGATCATAGCGGTTGATGATACCGAAGCGCTTGATGGTATGGGCCGGTGTCCCGTCTTCCCAGCGCGGACGAACTTTCAGATGCGCGTCTGAATGGCCGTGCTCGAGAATTTCGCGACAGTTCCTGCGGAATATCTCGTCACATGAACTCATCTCATTCCTCCGCAAAAATATACCGATACCACGTATATTGTACCACATACTCTGCCCGCAACAGCGGGCCCGCTTAAAAAACCTCCGGCCCGCAAGGGAACCGGAGGTCGAATGGTCGGAGTGACAAGACTTGAACTTGCGGCCTCTTGGTCCCGAACCAAGCGCTCTACCACCTGAGCCACACCCCGATGCCTTATGGATTTTACTTGTAAACGAGGTAAATGTCAAACAAAAGAGGCTATCAGGCCATTCCTTCAGGGCCCGGTAACGGTGACC
This portion of the Fastidiosipila sp. genome encodes:
- the thyA gene encoding thymidylate synthase, translated to MSSCDEIFRRNCREILEHGHSDAHLKVRPRWEDGTPAHTIKRFGIINRYDLQQEFPLLTLRKINYRAAIDEILWIWQKKSNRVCELGSKIWDQWCLPDGTIGKAYGYQLAQKHQYPEGEFDQVDRILYELRHNPGSRRMMTNLYNFSDLSDMALYPCAYSMTFNVTGDRLNGLLNQRSNDMLVANNWNVLQYAVLIFMLAQVTGFRPGELVHVIADAHIYDRHIPLVRELIDRPGFQAPRLLIDPDVHDFYDFTPDSFQIEDYRHGTAVRGIPVAI